One part of the Segnochrobactrum spirostomi genome encodes these proteins:
- the nrdR gene encoding transcriptional regulator NrdR, producing the protein MRCPYCGGEDTQVKDSRPSEDNTAIRRRRVCVTCGGRFTTFERVQLRELTVIKRSGRRVPFDRDKLMRSVMIALRKRPVDQERVEQMVSGVVRQLENMGDSDVTSEQIGLLVMEGLKALDDVAYVRFASVYRDFREPKDFELFLDELVKSGAAPALAAVVKGEGGSEKEANAELSAAARRLADRS; encoded by the coding sequence ATGCGGTGCCCCTATTGCGGCGGCGAAGACACGCAGGTGAAGGACTCGCGTCCGAGCGAGGACAACACCGCGATTCGCCGCCGACGCGTCTGTGTCACCTGCGGTGGCCGTTTCACCACCTTCGAGCGCGTGCAATTGCGCGAGCTCACCGTCATCAAACGGTCGGGCCGGCGGGTGCCGTTCGACCGCGACAAGCTGATGCGCTCGGTGATGATCGCGCTGCGCAAGCGGCCGGTGGATCAGGAGCGCGTCGAGCAGATGGTCTCGGGCGTGGTGCGCCAGCTCGAGAACATGGGCGACAGCGACGTCACCTCCGAGCAGATCGGCCTTCTCGTCATGGAAGGCCTCAAGGCGCTCGACGACGTCGCCTATGTCCGCTTCGCCTCGGTCTACCGCGACTTCCGCGAGCCGAAGGATTTCGAACTCTTCCTCGACGAATTGGTGAAGAGCGGCGCGGCGCCGGCGCTCGCCGCCGTCGTGAAGGGCGAGGGCGGTTCGGAGAAGGAGGCGAATGCCGAGCTCTCCGCCGCGGCGCGCCGGCTCGCCGACCGGTCGTGA
- the msrA gene encoding peptide-methionine (S)-S-oxide reductase MsrA, which yields MSLLEMLTRKLRIPSAAEALPGRDEPLPTAALHAVNGHSLKGPYPAGLETAVFGLGCFWGAERLFWQLPGVWVTAVGYAGGATPNPTYHEVCSGMTGHTEAVLVVFDPAVISYEALLAVFWEAHDPTQGMRQGNDVGTQYRSAIYTTSAAQAEIAAASKARYGAALAARGYGAVTTEIAPAGPFYFAEDYHQQYLDKNPNGYCGLAGTGVSCPVGLGVAQSS from the coding sequence ATGTCGCTCCTCGAGATGCTGACCCGCAAGCTGCGCATTCCCTCCGCCGCCGAGGCGCTGCCCGGCCGGGACGAGCCGCTGCCGACCGCCGCCCTCCACGCCGTCAACGGCCACAGCCTCAAGGGACCTTATCCCGCCGGGCTCGAGACCGCGGTGTTCGGGCTCGGCTGCTTCTGGGGCGCGGAGCGGTTGTTCTGGCAGCTTCCGGGCGTCTGGGTGACGGCCGTCGGCTATGCCGGGGGCGCGACGCCGAACCCGACCTACCATGAGGTCTGCTCGGGCATGACCGGGCACACCGAGGCCGTCCTCGTCGTGTTCGACCCGGCGGTGATCTCCTACGAGGCGCTCCTCGCCGTGTTCTGGGAAGCCCACGATCCGACCCAGGGCATGCGCCAGGGCAACGATGTCGGAACCCAATATCGCTCGGCGATCTACACGACGAGCGCGGCCCAGGCCGAGATCGCGGCGGCCTCCAAGGCGCGCTACGGCGCGGCGCTGGCGGCCCGCGGCTACGGCGCCGTCACCACCGAGATCGCCCCCGCCGGCCCGTTCTACTTCGCCGAGGACTACCACCAGCAATATCTCGACAAGAACCCGAACGGTTATTGCGGCCTCGCCGGCACCGGCGTGAGTTGCCCCGTCGGCCTCGGCGTCGCCCAGTCCTCGTGA
- the glyA gene encoding serine hydroxymethyltransferase, translated as MATVSDFFNRSLAETDPELFGAIGRELGRQREEIELIASENIVSKAVLEAQGSVLTNKYAEGYPGRRYYGGCQFVDVAESLAIERAKTIFNAGFANVQPHSGAQANQAVFLSVMQPGDAFMGLDLAAGGHLTHGSPVNLSGKWFRPVPYHVRRDDELIDYEEVEKLAHEHKPKLIIAGGSAYPRIIDFARFRAIADAVGAVFMVDMAHFAGLVAGGVHPNPLDHAHVVTTTTHKTLRGPRGGMVLTNDEALAKKINSAVFPGLQGGPLMHVIAAKAVAFGEALQPSFKAYARQVVDNAQALGARLVEHGFRIVSGGTDTHLMLVDLQPKSLTGKVSEIALGRAHLTCNKNGIPYDPAKPAVTSGIRLGSPAGTTRGFGVAEFQEIGDMIAEVLGVLSQKGVEEDSLTEEAVRGRVKALTERFPIYA; from the coding sequence ATGGCGACCGTGTCCGACTTCTTCAACCGCTCGCTGGCCGAGACCGATCCTGAACTGTTCGGTGCGATCGGTCGGGAGCTCGGTCGTCAGCGCGAGGAGATCGAGCTGATCGCCTCCGAGAACATCGTCTCCAAGGCGGTGCTCGAAGCCCAGGGCTCGGTGCTGACCAACAAGTACGCCGAGGGTTATCCGGGCCGGCGCTATTATGGCGGCTGCCAGTTCGTCGACGTTGCCGAGAGCCTCGCCATCGAGCGCGCCAAGACGATCTTCAATGCCGGCTTCGCCAACGTGCAGCCCCATTCGGGCGCCCAGGCGAACCAGGCCGTGTTTCTCTCGGTGATGCAGCCGGGCGACGCCTTCATGGGCCTCGACCTCGCCGCCGGCGGCCATCTCACCCACGGCTCCCCGGTCAACCTCTCCGGCAAGTGGTTCCGCCCGGTGCCCTATCATGTGCGCCGCGACGACGAGCTGATCGATTATGAAGAGGTCGAGAAACTCGCCCACGAGCACAAGCCGAAGCTCATCATCGCCGGTGGCTCGGCCTATCCCCGCATCATCGACTTCGCCCGCTTCCGGGCGATCGCCGACGCGGTCGGCGCGGTGTTCATGGTGGACATGGCGCACTTCGCGGGCCTCGTCGCCGGCGGCGTCCATCCGAACCCGCTCGATCACGCCCACGTCGTCACCACCACTACCCACAAGACCCTGCGCGGCCCGCGCGGCGGCATGGTGCTGACCAACGACGAGGCGCTCGCCAAGAAGATCAACTCGGCCGTGTTCCCGGGTCTCCAGGGCGGCCCCTTGATGCACGTCATCGCCGCCAAGGCGGTCGCCTTCGGCGAAGCGCTGCAGCCCTCGTTCAAGGCCTATGCCCGCCAGGTGGTGGACAACGCCCAGGCGCTCGGCGCCCGGCTCGTCGAGCACGGCTTCCGCATCGTCTCGGGCGGCACCGACACCCACCTGATGCTGGTCGATCTGCAGCCGAAGTCGCTCACCGGCAAGGTCTCGGAGATCGCGCTCGGCCGCGCCCACCTGACCTGCAACAAGAACGGCATCCCTTACGATCCGGCGAAGCCGGCGGTCACCTCGGGCATCCGTCTCGGCTCGCCGGCCGGCACCACCCGCGGCTTCGGCGTTGCGGAATTCCAGGAGATCGGCGACATGATCGCCGAGGTGCTCGGCGTGCTCTCGCAGAAGGGCGTCGAAGAGGATAGCCTGACCGAAGAAGCGGTGCGCGGTCGCGTCAAGGCCCTCACCGAGCGTTTCCCGATCTACGCCTGA
- a CDS encoding DNA transposition protein yields the protein MARRAHDDRQGDLLAWEPPEVVERFEPTRVRAATWRDRIARTVAATLEDCALSRDEIASRMSTWLGEGEEVSRAMLDNYASQAKSEHTISFLRALALIEVTGDTRLLQLAAEPFGKAVIEERYLGAIEAEMVAERMEDLEQRLKIARRRWKGPRG from the coding sequence ATGGCGCGCCGGGCGCATGACGATCGCCAGGGCGACCTGCTCGCCTGGGAGCCGCCGGAGGTGGTGGAGCGGTTCGAGCCGACCCGCGTGCGCGCGGCGACCTGGCGCGATCGGATCGCCCGCACGGTGGCGGCGACGCTGGAAGATTGCGCGCTTTCCCGCGACGAGATTGCGAGCCGCATGAGCACCTGGCTCGGCGAGGGCGAAGAGGTCTCGCGGGCGATGCTCGACAACTATGCGAGCCAAGCCAAGAGCGAGCACACAATCTCATTCCTGCGTGCCCTCGCGCTGATCGAGGTGACGGGAGACACGCGGCTGCTGCAGCTCGCGGCCGAGCCGTTCGGCAAGGCCGTGATCGAGGAGCGTTACCTCGGCGCAATCGAAGCGGAGATGGTCGCCGAACGCATGGAAGACCTGGAGCAGCGCCTCAAGATCGCGCGCCGCCGGTGGAAAGGGCCGCGCGGATGA
- a CDS encoding helix-turn-helix domain-containing protein, with protein MSFHDRLREWRESTGRTQEEMAQALEMSLQSYSRYERGVREPKASHLQMLSSMGCDLTWLVTGETVRSYEGEERGRAASIGRIDRDLWRQVKQVVRGVYNRERVRLPEHIMDDILLSKYNALARMSPTQDKLPAALEMIEAQLLEEMDQNHPDAAQTKDRA; from the coding sequence ATGTCCTTTCATGACCGCCTGCGCGAATGGCGCGAATCAACGGGTCGCACCCAGGAGGAGATGGCGCAAGCGCTGGAGATGTCCCTTCAGTCCTACTCTCGATATGAGCGGGGGGTGAGGGAGCCCAAGGCTTCGCACCTCCAAATGCTGAGTTCGATGGGCTGCGACCTGACGTGGCTTGTCACGGGAGAGACCGTTCGGTCGTATGAAGGCGAGGAACGTGGAAGGGCGGCGAGCATTGGGCGAATTGATCGTGACCTCTGGCGCCAAGTGAAGCAGGTCGTACGCGGCGTCTACAATCGCGAACGCGTTCGCCTGCCAGAGCACATCATGGATGATATTTTGCTGAGTAAATACAATGCTTTGGCGCGAATGTCGCCTACCCAAGACAAGTTGCCGGCCGCGCTGGAGATGATCGAGGCGCAGCTCCTTGAGGAAATGGATCAGAACCACCCTGACGCGGCGCAGACGAAAGACCGGGCCTGA
- the ribD gene encoding bifunctional diaminohydroxyphosphoribosylaminopyrimidine deaminase/5-amino-6-(5-phosphoribosylamino)uracil reductase RibD produces MMGAALALGRRNLGLAWPNPSVGAVVVRDDGAGPVVVGRGVTAAGGRPHAEPQALAEAGAAARGATLYVTLEPCSHASPRGGPCAVAAREAGIARLVSAIEDPNPKVAGDGHRLLVEAGVAVETGVRAAEALRDHAGHIRRVRDGRPHVRLKLAVSADGMVGRAGAGQVAISGPAARRWSHGLRAASDAIMIGIGTALADDPRLDCRLPGLAGRSPVRVVLDRLARLPLGSNLVGTAREIPLWVVASVAADPARLARLTEAGAHVILAGTGADGRLDLAEVLVALAARGLTTVIAEGGPTLAAGLVAARLVDEVLLVRSDLNVGPDGIPALPGRGLDDLVADPTFASLGDSLLGPDRLVHLWRQE; encoded by the coding sequence ATGATGGGGGCTGCGCTCGCGCTCGGGCGCCGCAATCTCGGGCTCGCTTGGCCGAACCCCTCGGTCGGCGCGGTCGTGGTGCGTGACGACGGCGCCGGCCCGGTCGTCGTCGGGCGCGGCGTCACGGCGGCCGGTGGCCGGCCCCACGCCGAACCGCAGGCGCTGGCCGAGGCCGGCGCGGCGGCCCGCGGCGCCACCCTCTACGTCACGCTCGAGCCGTGCAGCCACGCGAGCCCGCGGGGCGGGCCGTGCGCCGTCGCGGCACGCGAGGCCGGCATCGCCCGGCTCGTCAGCGCCATCGAAGATCCGAACCCCAAGGTCGCCGGCGACGGCCATCGCCTGCTCGTCGAGGCGGGCGTCGCGGTCGAGACCGGGGTGCGCGCCGCCGAGGCGCTGCGCGACCATGCCGGCCATATCCGCCGGGTGCGTGACGGGCGGCCCCACGTCCGCCTCAAGCTCGCGGTCTCCGCCGACGGCATGGTCGGGCGCGCGGGGGCGGGGCAGGTGGCGATCTCCGGGCCGGCGGCGCGCCGCTGGTCCCACGGCCTCAGGGCGGCGAGCGATGCCATCATGATCGGCATCGGCACCGCGCTCGCCGACGATCCGCGCCTCGATTGCCGGCTGCCGGGGCTCGCCGGCCGTTCGCCGGTTCGCGTTGTGCTCGACCGGCTCGCCCGGCTGCCCCTCGGCTCCAACCTCGTCGGGACGGCCCGGGAGATCCCGCTGTGGGTGGTCGCCTCCGTCGCGGCCGATCCGGCGCGCCTCGCCCGCCTGACCGAGGCCGGTGCCCACGTGATCCTCGCCGGCACCGGTGCCGATGGCCGTCTCGACCTTGCCGAGGTCCTCGTCGCCCTCGCGGCGCGCGGGCTGACGACCGTGATCGCGGAAGGCGGCCCGACGCTCGCCGCGGGCCTCGTCGCGGCGCGCCTCGTCGACGAGGTGCTGCTCGTGCGCTCTGACCTTAATGTCGGCCCGGACGGCATCCCCGCTCTGCCCGGGCGCGGGCTTGACGATCTCGTCGCCGATCCCACCTTCGCGTCGCTCGGGGACAGCCTCCTCGGGCCGGATCGGCTCGTTCATCTCTGGCGGCAGGAGTAG
- a CDS encoding CHAD domain-containing protein yields MAFRLRRKEAVGTGIRRLLVGAVEQARDELRDEALPAEVRVHHARRGLKRARTLVTVLERAFDAEARDERLALRDAGRALSATRDADVVAKTAHDLLDGAHPDDVAALSRLAAALTERATAQRRDADAGAVARALADLSKRLDAVSIRKRRGDDPLREAMTMLYRRGRRAMERAQRDPSDEVLHEWRKAVKHRMHLAQLARRRFAAATPAIVEALDRLADLLGDDHDLAVLQDVLRDEPELAGERADAARLEARIGARRKALQADAFGLGDILYGARPRVFRASLDHPAPLTESGHAPSVVLGAPVA; encoded by the coding sequence ATGGCCTTTCGGCTGCGGCGCAAGGAGGCTGTGGGAACCGGCATTCGGCGTCTTCTCGTCGGGGCGGTGGAGCAGGCGCGCGACGAATTGCGCGACGAGGCGCTGCCCGCCGAAGTGCGGGTTCATCATGCCCGCCGCGGCCTCAAGCGGGCGCGCACGTTGGTCACGGTGCTGGAACGCGCGTTCGATGCGGAGGCGCGCGACGAGCGCCTCGCCTTGCGCGATGCCGGCCGGGCTCTGTCGGCGACCCGCGATGCCGACGTCGTCGCTAAGACCGCCCACGATCTGCTCGACGGTGCCCACCCGGACGACGTCGCCGCCTTGTCGCGCCTCGCGGCGGCCCTCACCGAGCGGGCGACCGCCCAGCGCCGCGACGCCGATGCGGGGGCCGTCGCACGCGCCCTCGCCGATCTTTCCAAGCGCCTCGATGCCGTGAGCATTCGCAAACGCCGCGGCGACGATCCGCTGCGCGAGGCGATGACCATGCTCTACAGGCGCGGCCGCCGCGCCATGGAGCGCGCCCAGCGCGATCCGAGCGACGAGGTGCTGCACGAATGGCGCAAGGCGGTGAAGCACCGCATGCACCTCGCGCAGCTCGCCCGCCGCCGCTTCGCCGCCGCGACGCCGGCGATCGTCGAGGCGCTCGACCGGCTCGCCGATTTGCTCGGCGACGATCACGATCTCGCCGTGCTCCAGGACGTCCTGCGCGACGAGCCGGAACTCGCCGGGGAACGGGCCGACGCGGCCCGGCTCGAGGCCCGCATCGGTGCCCGCCGCAAGGCGCTGCAGGCCGACGCCTTCGGCCTCGGCGACATTCTCTACGGTGCCCGCCCGCGCGTCTTCCGCGCCTCCCTCGATCATCCCGCGCCGCTCACCGAGTCCGGCCACGCCCCGAGCGTCGTGCTCGGCGCACCGGTGGCGTGA
- a CDS encoding GcrA family cell cycle regulator produces MSLWSSLSPERKVEAVRGALAAGESYRQMALRLGTTRGALAGFIHFHSEVREPGPMLVGGGGAMLLRIRLPAVRPEPFGERPGFVVLDEFTDRDDLDPAAKGQAEVPGAEPASAPVAAPAPTEIPATRLAAARIVQTRQLTLLEVCDGYCRWPMWSHAVKPTAAQQFVCSAAAPMDRPYCAKHAGDARRTNQAEPF; encoded by the coding sequence ATGAGCCTCTGGTCCAGCCTCAGTCCGGAGCGAAAGGTCGAGGCCGTGCGCGGCGCCCTCGCGGCGGGCGAGAGCTATCGGCAGATGGCGCTGCGGCTCGGTACGACGCGGGGCGCGCTTGCCGGCTTCATCCACTTCCACTCGGAGGTCCGTGAGCCCGGCCCGATGCTGGTCGGCGGCGGAGGCGCCATGCTTCTGCGCATCCGGCTGCCGGCAGTTCGCCCCGAGCCGTTCGGAGAGCGGCCGGGCTTCGTCGTCCTGGACGAGTTCACCGACCGCGACGATCTCGACCCGGCCGCAAAAGGTCAGGCCGAGGTACCTGGGGCGGAGCCCGCGTCTGCGCCGGTCGCCGCCCCGGCACCGACCGAGATTCCCGCCACTCGGCTCGCCGCGGCGCGGATCGTCCAGACGCGGCAGCTCACGCTGCTCGAGGTCTGCGACGGCTATTGCCGCTGGCCGATGTGGTCGCACGCGGTGAAGCCCACGGCGGCCCAGCAATTCGTGTGTTCCGCGGCGGCACCGATGGACCGGCCCTATTGCGCGAAGCACGCCGGTGACGCCCGGCGGACGAACCAGGCGGAGCCGTTCTGA
- the ribH gene encoding 6,7-dimethyl-8-ribityllumazine synthase has product MSETAPHVLIIEARFYDDIADAMLASAVRVLEEAGATYERVSVPGALEIPAALSFALGAMDLGERDYDGFIALGCVIRGETTHYDIVAGESARALMDLAVDEGLALANGILTVENRDQARARALPEGRDKGGYAARVALEMIALRAKFGV; this is encoded by the coding sequence ATGTCCGAGACAGCCCCGCATGTGCTCATCATCGAAGCGCGCTTCTACGACGACATCGCCGACGCGATGCTCGCGAGCGCCGTGCGCGTCCTCGAAGAGGCCGGCGCGACCTATGAGCGGGTGTCCGTTCCGGGCGCGCTCGAGATCCCGGCTGCCTTGTCCTTCGCGCTCGGCGCGATGGACCTCGGCGAGCGGGATTATGACGGCTTCATCGCGCTCGGCTGCGTCATCCGCGGCGAGACCACCCATTATGACATCGTTGCCGGGGAATCCGCCCGCGCCCTGATGGACCTCGCGGTCGACGAGGGCCTGGCGCTGGCGAACGGCATCCTCACCGTCGAGAACCGCGATCAGGCGCGGGCGCGTGCGCTGCCCGAAGGCCGCGACAAGGGCGGTTATGCCGCGCGCGTCGCGCTCGAGATGATCGCGCTCAGGGCGAAATTCGGAGTTTGA
- a CDS encoding riboflavin synthase: MFTGIVTDVGEVADVTPNNHTRRITVVSRYDAGTIDLGASIAFDGVCLTVVAARNRADGRSEIEVDAAAETLALTTAAEWAKGRRINLERALKIGDELGGHIVSGHVDGLAELIAVEPIGETVKLTFRVPPTLARFVAVKGSVCLDGTSLTVNTVEGDTFSVLLIPHTLTVTTWGDRQAGDKINVEVDLMARYVARLREADASL, translated from the coding sequence ATGTTCACCGGCATCGTCACCGACGTCGGAGAGGTCGCGGACGTCACCCCGAACAACCACACCCGCCGCATCACGGTGGTCAGCCGCTACGATGCGGGCACGATCGATCTCGGCGCCTCGATCGCCTTCGACGGCGTCTGCCTCACCGTGGTGGCGGCGCGCAACCGGGCCGACGGGCGCAGCGAGATCGAGGTCGACGCGGCGGCGGAGACGCTCGCCCTGACCACGGCGGCGGAGTGGGCGAAAGGGCGGCGGATCAATCTCGAGCGGGCCTTGAAGATCGGCGACGAACTCGGCGGCCACATCGTCTCGGGCCATGTCGACGGGCTCGCGGAACTGATCGCTGTCGAGCCGATCGGCGAGACGGTGAAGCTCACCTTCCGCGTGCCGCCCACGCTCGCCCGCTTCGTGGCGGTGAAGGGCTCGGTCTGCCTCGACGGCACCTCGCTCACCGTGAACACGGTCGAGGGCGACACCTTCTCGGTGTTGCTCATCCCGCACACTCTGACGGTGACGACCTGGGGCGACCGCCAGGCCGGCGACAAGATCAATGTCGAGGTCGATCTGATGGCGCGCTACGTGGCGCGGCTGCGGGAAGCCGACGCTTCGCTCTGA
- a CDS encoding Mu transposase C-terminal domain-containing protein, which yields MKARTVTIAQIATTLGVSNDTIARRADKEAWPYQLTSSTGGRPARSFTFTALPRTIQDALDAAELRRLRETFADAVAAEPAPVPADERPLASGPRANARRDARLAIFDAFERLRTASGYSLHRAYAAFSALYAHAALEVKAGRPAPGPEPISSLDRSVFEQVPKLSARTLERIVTTARAGAFQALKGRYPSRRDTGALAIALDPRGDIEGPGAISRAILALITAQPHLSARAVRDQIIGNFGAELLLPSGQLVAMPPVRTFQWHIARLKEQHESTILAVTNPDAWRSKFEFAIGEQDTGAGLNDIWQIDASPADALLVDGRHSVYVLTDLWSRRAMVLVTRTPRAAAVVALLRRAILAWGVPNQVKTDNGSDFKAKATRGVLRSLHIEHPLSPAFTPTDKGHVERLIGTLQHDFMPLQPGFIGHSVADRAAIEARRAFAARLGDNDERAAFCVSLDQVELQRRLDRWCDEAYAHRPHDGLDGQSPWERERSWAGALRTIHDPRALDLLLWDMASGDGYRVVGKKGLRLENTVFWGPGLVEGTRVRVRLDPGDMGRAYVYTAEDDAFICIAESPERLGLDRAEIAARAKADQRDRVKTAKAELRRAKARLRPLHEVAEEVARERMPAAIPFPRASVPHETPALSAAAEAAGSAPAEVARPVEAPRAPAAIIELKPRTESPHERAQREAADRFARWQAIGADIDAGRAVSESDRRWHANYATDSECRAALKAEQLIARGVLFRAPAG from the coding sequence ATGAAGGCCCGCACCGTCACTATCGCCCAGATTGCGACGACGTTGGGCGTCTCAAACGACACCATCGCGCGCCGCGCCGACAAGGAGGCTTGGCCATACCAACTGACGTCATCGACTGGCGGCAGGCCGGCGCGCTCCTTCACTTTCACAGCGCTCCCGCGAACGATCCAAGACGCCCTCGACGCCGCCGAGCTGCGGCGACTTCGCGAGACCTTCGCCGATGCCGTCGCCGCCGAGCCCGCGCCGGTGCCGGCCGACGAGCGGCCGCTCGCCAGCGGCCCGCGCGCCAACGCGCGCCGCGATGCGCGCCTCGCGATCTTCGACGCGTTCGAGCGGCTGCGGACCGCAAGCGGCTACTCGCTGCACCGGGCCTATGCGGCCTTTTCGGCGCTCTACGCGCATGCGGCGCTCGAGGTGAAAGCCGGCCGGCCCGCCCCGGGGCCGGAGCCGATTTCAAGCCTCGATCGAAGCGTCTTCGAACAGGTGCCGAAGCTCAGCGCCCGGACGCTCGAGCGGATCGTGACGACGGCGCGGGCCGGCGCCTTTCAGGCGCTCAAAGGCCGGTACCCGAGCCGGCGCGACACCGGCGCGCTCGCGATCGCCCTCGACCCGCGCGGTGACATTGAGGGACCGGGCGCTATCTCCCGCGCCATCCTCGCGCTCATCACCGCGCAGCCGCACCTTTCTGCGCGGGCCGTGCGCGATCAGATCATCGGCAATTTCGGGGCCGAGCTGCTGCTGCCGAGCGGCCAGCTCGTCGCCATGCCGCCGGTCCGAACATTCCAATGGCACATCGCGCGGCTCAAGGAGCAGCATGAGAGCACCATCCTCGCCGTGACCAATCCGGACGCGTGGCGCTCGAAATTCGAGTTCGCCATCGGCGAGCAGGACACCGGCGCCGGCCTCAACGACATCTGGCAGATCGATGCGTCGCCCGCGGACGCGCTCCTCGTCGACGGCCGACACTCGGTCTATGTGCTCACCGACCTGTGGTCCCGCCGGGCGATGGTGCTCGTCACCCGCACGCCGCGCGCCGCCGCCGTGGTGGCTCTGTTGCGGCGCGCCATCCTCGCCTGGGGCGTGCCGAACCAGGTGAAAACCGACAACGGCTCGGACTTCAAAGCGAAGGCGACGCGCGGCGTGCTGCGCTCGCTCCACATCGAGCACCCGCTGTCGCCCGCATTTACCCCGACCGACAAAGGCCATGTGGAGAGGCTCATCGGCACGCTGCAGCATGATTTCATGCCGCTGCAGCCCGGCTTCATCGGCCATTCGGTGGCCGACCGCGCGGCGATCGAGGCGCGACGGGCGTTCGCCGCGCGCCTCGGCGACAACGACGAGCGCGCCGCGTTCTGCGTCTCCCTCGATCAGGTCGAGCTGCAGCGCCGGCTCGACCGGTGGTGCGACGAGGCTTATGCGCACCGACCGCACGACGGTCTCGACGGACAGAGCCCGTGGGAGCGCGAACGCTCCTGGGCTGGTGCCCTGCGCACGATTCACGACCCGCGCGCGCTCGATCTGCTCCTCTGGGACATGGCGTCGGGCGACGGCTACCGCGTCGTCGGCAAGAAGGGGTTGCGCCTCGAAAACACGGTCTTCTGGGGACCCGGCCTCGTCGAGGGGACGCGGGTGCGTGTGCGCCTCGACCCGGGCGACATGGGCCGCGCCTATGTCTACACGGCCGAGGACGATGCGTTCATCTGCATCGCGGAATCGCCGGAGCGGCTCGGCCTCGACCGGGCGGAAATCGCCGCCCGCGCCAAGGCCGACCAGCGCGACCGGGTGAAGACGGCCAAAGCCGAGCTTCGGCGCGCCAAGGCCAGGCTCCGGCCGTTGCACGAGGTCGCCGAGGAGGTCGCGCGGGAGCGCATGCCGGCGGCTATTCCGTTCCCGCGCGCGAGCGTCCCGCACGAGACGCCGGCGCTCTCCGCCGCGGCCGAGGCGGCCGGCAGCGCGCCGGCCGAGGTCGCGCGCCCGGTGGAGGCGCCGCGGGCGCCGGCGGCGATCATCGAGCTCAAACCCCGCACCGAGAGCCCGCACGAGCGCGCTCAGCGCGAGGCCGCCGACCGCTTTGCGCGCTGGCAGGCGATCGGCGCCGACATCGACGCCGGCCGAGCGGTCAGCGAGAGCGACCGCCGCTGGCACGCCAACTACGCAACCGATTCCGAATGCCGCGCGGCCCTCAAGGCCGAGCAGCTCATCGCCCGCGGCGTGCTGTTCCGCGCACCCGCAGGCTGA
- a CDS encoding AAA family ATPase, whose translation MSIETKGMPKAATLANVTALLAVAEELQNRAEHLPGLGVMYGPSGYGKSIAATVVAVSHHAAYVEVKDFMTRKSFLEAVAVELGLRPGRTLAEAAALVGEELARTQRLLIVDEADILADRNALEIVRSLHMSSGSPILLIGEEALPGKIRRFERIHNRVLTWAPAQPASLADARQLATIYCGRVAFDDDLLDHIVRKSQGRVRRIVVNLDRVEKDAVRARVDRADRAWWGDRDLYTGDAPARKVPQ comes from the coding sequence ATGTCGATCGAAACCAAGGGTATGCCGAAAGCGGCAACGCTCGCGAATGTCACTGCTTTGCTTGCGGTGGCGGAGGAATTGCAGAACAGGGCCGAGCATCTGCCGGGCCTCGGCGTGATGTACGGGCCGTCAGGCTATGGGAAATCCATCGCGGCGACCGTTGTCGCGGTCTCTCATCATGCCGCCTACGTCGAAGTCAAAGACTTCATGACGCGCAAGAGCTTCCTGGAGGCCGTCGCCGTCGAGCTCGGTCTCCGGCCGGGGCGGACGCTCGCCGAGGCCGCCGCCCTGGTCGGGGAAGAACTGGCGCGGACGCAGCGCCTGCTGATCGTCGACGAGGCGGACATCCTGGCCGATCGAAACGCGCTCGAAATCGTCCGCTCGCTGCATATGTCGTCGGGGTCGCCCATCCTGCTCATCGGTGAGGAGGCGCTGCCGGGCAAAATCCGGCGCTTCGAGCGCATCCACAATCGCGTTCTCACCTGGGCGCCGGCGCAGCCGGCATCGCTCGCGGACGCCCGCCAACTCGCCACGATCTATTGCGGACGGGTCGCCTTCGACGACGACCTGCTCGACCACATCGTGCGCAAGTCGCAGGGGCGCGTGCGCCGCATCGTGGTCAATCTCGACCGGGTGGAGAAGGACGCGGTGCGCGCGCGTGTGGACCGTGCCGACCGCGCCTGGTGGGGCGACCGCGATCTCTACACGGGCGATGCTCCGGCGCGGAAGGTGCCGCAATGA